In Capsicum annuum cultivar UCD-10X-F1 chromosome 8, UCD10Xv1.1, whole genome shotgun sequence, the genomic window CCTCTTgcacttttgacacctcaaagTACAATCCACATACACTAAAGGATACTCATACATCACATAGCAATAAGGACATGCAGTCCAGAAACTAGGAACAGCATGACTCGACGCATCTGCACCCTTCCCGACATTGTTCACATTGTTGATACTAGTACTAACAGAATGTTTTTGATAGTTCCCAAACAAACCCGCATTGTTCACATTGCTGTGACTAGTATTAGCAGAATGATTTTGATTGTTCCCAAACAAACCCTGATTATTCACATTTCTATTGATACTAGCAGACTGATTTTGATGGTTCCCAAACAAACCCTCATTGTTCACATTTTTACTAACAGTAGCAGACTGATTTTGATTGTTCCCAAATAAACCCTCACTGTTCACATTCTTACTAATAGTAGCAGACTGATTTTGATTGTTCCCAAATAAACCCTCATTGTTCACATTTTTACTAATACTAGCAGAGTGATTTTGTTGACTCCCAAACAAACCCTCATTGTTCACATTTCTACCAATACTAGCAGAATAATTTTGATTGTTCCCCACGAACCCCTCAGTTCTTTGTGGTGCCTGCTTATTACCTTGCTGATGTACAGGAGCTACTTCTTGTTTCTCTCTTCTCGACTCCATGGAAGCTACCCGATGCTGCGCTCTTGTGGACTCCGCAAAAGCTACCTGCTGTGGCCCTCTCACCGACTCCACAAAAGCTGCTTGTTGTTGGCCCCTCGTAGACTCCGCAAAAGCCACTTGCTGTTGTCCTCTTGTGGAACTTAACCCAAAAGTGAACGGGTTTTGCTCCCTACCCGGACTTAGCATAGTAGAGCTTACTGGCTGCGTTTGAATTCTGCCCAGAAAACCCACCGGCTGCTGCGGAGAAGTCATTGGCTGCTGTTGTGGGTCTTGAAGAAATGTTACTGTTTGCCTCTCTCGGCTTGAGCTCGGCACAGAACTCACCGGATGCGACTGTTGTTGACTCTGAAAAATCATAGAATGTTGCATGAAACCAATGGAAGCGTTATTAGGAGCAGCAGGCGGAGGCGGAGGAGTAGGAGGAGAAGAGACAGGATTAAGGTTAAGAAAAAACCCAATTTCTTTATCATAAACACTTCTCCTAAAAGCATTTGAAAGTACAGCCCAAGCATCAACAACAAGTTGAAAAGCATGATCAGCAAAAGGAAAATTGTTTTTCTGAGGGTTCAACAGTAGAGCAAGACGACGATACTGATTAGCTATAAGTTCAGAATCATGGGTTTGATTCGAAGGGATTTGGAGAATGGAGTAATAATCTAGATGCTGATTGTTGATCCGTTTGTCCCCAGCGATTAACGTATCAACAATAGCAAGAATTTGGTCTGCGGGTAAAAGGGTCGGGTCGGATTCATGTGCTCGGATTGCAAATGATTTGCTTCCAACAAGATCACGGTTCGTCAATAGCTTCTCCGCTATTGATAGCCATCGTATCGCTTCTGCTCTCGATGTGTTTCCAGCGCCGTTCATGAAGAACGGATGTTCCATTTTGAACTAcagtagttttagttttttttttttttttcctttgtttttcaaCTGAGAAGAAACTGAAGTGAAGAAGCATAGAAATAGGTGAGAAACCAAGTGTACTAGTACTACATTAACTCCTTTGAATATGGACAGAAGTTTATAGATGTAAAACTAGGACATGTAAAATGACGTAAAGGCCACGTGTTTGTCGAAtttcaaaagttaaaaatagGGTTAGATAAAAGGGCAAAAATGGTAAATTTTAAGATACTAATGTGGTAAAAGGGAGATTTTACAATTTTTTGGTTATGTAGCTAGCCAACAAGACTTGAAGGATATCTATTGTTGGATTCATTCATGGGAAAAACGAGTAAATACACTTGACCATGTTTAGCACTTGGCCTTCATGCACTAAATAAAGGCAAAGTGAGTTCAATTAGTTCACACTGATAATTAATTTACTGTTTAAACGTGTTTGATGAGATtcaaaaattttagttaaaattatatttatataaaaaattcaattaaaatcatatgtttatatCAAAAAATTTAGTAGGCGTTTGaccataaaatttatttttaaaaaaatattttatttaaaatttttgaagttggagttatgtttatattttttgaatttatagtATTTAAATATGGAGTaactaaaaaggtgaaaaaggaaaaaaaaaaaaaaaaaaaaaaaagtaaaaataagtatTGGATTGTTTACACTTcttcaaatacaactttaaaattgtatttaaaaaatttatgatcaaacaataattttttaataaagtgaaataatattttaaaaaaaaaaaaaaaacatgatcaAGCGGCGCCTTAGTTAGAGCCATACATTTAGATTATGAAATTTAGTTAATATTGTATGTTCGtatatttatattgagaaacttagtgaacaaacatatatttatatccaAAAACTTAGTTAAAACCACATATTTATATTACGAGATTTACTAATTAATAATGTATATATGAATAACTTATTCTGAATCCAATTAAAAAAGATCTAGAATTAAACACTcataaattcaagatttcatCGATATAATTATATGTAAATTTGTAATAAATGAAACCATCTTTCATAAAATAAGTAGATAACTTAACATTAAATTGTATTGAAAcaaattaattgcacaataatcAGTTGAATAGTGAACGATTCACATCTGGTAGCTTAAGTCGAAAGGAAAATGGTAGTTTAGTAGGATTTtgatcataatttaaaaaaaatactttatctgaaatTTCTGGAGTTGACATTGAAGTTTTGTTTGACCATATCTTTTTTAACAGaacttttataatttaaaatgtttaaacataactaaaaagtgaaaaactgaaatgaaaaaagatgaaaacaaatatttacgtatttttattttttaaaaatacagcTCTATGTTGTATCTGAGATTTATGAccaaaaaaattttctaaaataaagtgaaataatttttaactcCCTTGAATATGGATAGAAGTTAGTGATGTAAAACTAGTAGATGTAAAATGACATAAAGGGCACGCGTTGTGGAATTTCAATAGGGTTAGATAAAAGGGGGAAAAAGGTAAATTAATATATTAGTGTGATAAAAGTgagattttacattttttattatgtaGCTACCCGTTGTTCAACAAGACTTCTAGGCTATCTATTGTTGAATTATTcatgaaaaaataagtaaatacaCTTGATCATGT contains:
- the LOC107840084 gene encoding uncharacterized protein LOC107840084, coding for MEHPFFMNGAGNTSRAEAIRWLSIAEKLLTNRDLVGSKSFAIRAHESDPTLLPADQILAIVDTLIAGDKRINNQHLDYYSILQIPSNQTHDSELIANQYRRLALLLNPQKNNFPFADHAFQLVVDAWAVLSNAFRRSVYDKEIGFFLNLNPVSSPPTPPPPPAAPNNASIGFMQHSMIFQSQQQSHPVSSVPSSSRERQTVTFLQDPQQQPMTSPQQPVGFLGRIQTQPVSSTMLSPGREQNPFTFGLSSTRGQQQVAFAESTRGQQQAAFVESVRGPQQVAFAESTRAQHRVASMESRREKQEVAPVHQQGNKQAPQRTEGFVGNNQNYSASIGRNVNNEGLFGSQQNHSASISKNVNNEGLFGNNQNQSATISKNVNSEGLFGNNQNQSATVSKNVNNEGLFGNHQNQSASINRNVNNQGLFGNNQNHSANTSHSNVNNAGLFGNYQKHSVSTSINNVNNVGKGADASSHAVPSFWTACPYCYVMYEYPLVYVDCTLRCQKCKRAFQAVQIASPPPTIDGQDAYICCWGHMPLGFNMDVFKKYKGNISSWTPFAPMFNKQGVSKSPAPRTYIDDYEDVFLGLSESSEESDEDWKGDNKVKKAKSGKRKSKRLRKKKAKIPKTDKGKKVVGNAGDNMQDVSVTQGGVEMPNVTTAQSSKRGIGGNTRRAGRVAKDVGKLDLNVEFSNEVEEPLAPGMGQGNGAGTGEDGNIEGIEFFEGLDEFLSSLPILNAVGDDKVKAA